The following is a genomic window from Amycolatopsis acidiphila.
AAGGACATACACCCGTGGCTGACACCCTCAAGGAAATCCTGCTCGACTCCAGCAGGCGTCCGGCCGTCGTGGCGGACCTGGAGACCCTCGTCGACGCTGAGGTCTCGGACAAGGGCGGCGTTTCCGGTGCCGTCATCAAGACCGGTTTCGCCGCGGTCAAGAAGATCAAGCCGGGCATCATCGGCTCCGCGGTCGACAGCCTCCTGGACGAGTTCACCGGTACCCTCGAGCCGTTCTACGCGGACTTCAAGGGCCAGGGCGGCGGCGACTTCGGCGCCTACCTGTCGGGTCGCGGCGACGCGGCTGCCGACGCACTGCTCGGCGTGACCGACGCCCGCGCGGAGAAGAGCAGCCGGGACAGCATCAAGAAGGTCTACTCGAAGCTGCGTCCGAACGGCAAGAAGAACGTCGAGGAAGCGCTTCCCCGGCTGGGCCAGCTGATCGACAAGCACGCCGCCACCGCCTGAGTGGCAGACAAACCGTGAGGCCGTCTCCGGGACTTCCCGGAGACGGCCTCATCGGTTCGCACTAGCTCTTCTTCTGTGCCGGAGACGGCGCCGAGGCCTGGCCGTTCGTGGCCGGCTTCGGGTCCGCCGGGGTCGGCGTCGCACGCGGCGGCTCGGTCGCCACCGGCGGCTCCTGCTTGGGCCGCAGCGCGTAGGCGGCACCAGCCGCCACCAGCCCGATCCCCAGCAGCCACGGCCAGCGGCGACGCTTGCGCTC
Proteins encoded in this region:
- a CDS encoding DUF6918 family protein, which encodes MADTLKEILLDSSRRPAVVADLETLVDAEVSDKGGVSGAVIKTGFAAVKKIKPGIIGSAVDSLLDEFTGTLEPFYADFKGQGGGDFGAYLSGRGDAAADALLGVTDARAEKSSRDSIKKVYSKLRPNGKKNVEEALPRLGQLIDKHAATA